Proteins encoded by one window of Bacteroidia bacterium:
- a CDS encoding glycosyltransferase, with translation MPRVLRIINRLNLGGITYNVTYLTKFMQPEFETILVSGVKTEDEESSEFILDQYGIKPNYIREMKREINFSSDRKAYNELKSLIQKFRPDIVHTHAAKAGTLGRLAAFSCNVPVVVHTFHGHVFHSYFSPLKTKLFIGIERYLAKKSSAIVTISELQKHEICNVFKVSAPEKTHIIPLGFDLSRFRENTGDKRSAFRQMYKIPDDVIAIGIIGRFAAIKNHSFFLEAMQSVINRTSQKVIAVLIGDGEERESILESCRKLNMPFAKDASNSETKVVLTSWIKDIDRALAGLDIVALTSHNEGTPVSLIEAQAAGKAVISTRVGGVENVVAEGQTGFLCNKDDMQSFVNQLLQLVEDKMLRNKMADNGWDHVRNKFHYTRLVSDMKNLYNELLSAKR, from the coding sequence ATGCCACGTGTACTACGCATCATAAACAGACTCAATCTTGGTGGCATCACATACAATGTTACTTATCTTACCAAGTTTATGCAACCGGAGTTTGAAACCATACTCGTTTCCGGGGTTAAAACCGAAGACGAAGAAAGTTCAGAGTTTATATTAGATCAGTATGGGATAAAGCCTAATTATATCAGGGAAATGAAGCGTGAAATAAATTTTTCATCAGATCGCAAGGCATATAATGAGCTTAAATCATTAATACAGAAATTTAGACCTGATATTGTTCATACGCATGCTGCAAAGGCAGGAACACTGGGTCGTTTGGCTGCATTTTCTTGTAATGTTCCTGTGGTGGTGCATACTTTTCACGGTCATGTTTTTCATTCTTATTTCAGTCCATTAAAAACAAAATTATTTATTGGAATAGAACGTTATTTGGCTAAAAAAAGTTCTGCTATTGTTACCATTAGCGAATTACAAAAACATGAAATCTGCAATGTTTTTAAAGTGAGTGCACCTGAAAAAACACATATTATCCCTTTAGGTTTTGATCTTAGCAGGTTTCGAGAAAATACCGGGGATAAACGAAGTGCTTTCAGGCAGATGTATAAGATTCCTGATGATGTTATTGCAATAGGGATTATCGGAAGGTTTGCTGCCATAAAAAATCATTCGTTCTTTCTTGAAGCGATGCAATCAGTTATCAATAGAACATCACAAAAGGTAATAGCTGTTTTGATAGGTGATGGTGAAGAACGCGAATCTATTTTAGAAAGTTGCCGTAAACTGAACATGCCATTTGCAAAAGATGCTTCAAACTCTGAAACAAAGGTTGTATTAACATCCTGGATAAAGGATATTGATAGGGCTTTAGCAGGCTTGGATATAGTAGCATTGACTTCGCATAATGAAGGTACACCGGTTAGCTTGATTGAAGCACAGGCTGCCGGCAAAGCAGTTATTAGTACCAGAGTAGGAGGCGTAGAAAATGTAGTTGCTGAAGGGCAGACAGGTTTTCTATGTAACAAAGACGATATGCAATCGTTTGTAAATCAACTCTTACAACTTGTTGAAGATAAGATGTTAAGAAATAAAATGGCTGATAACGGCTGGGACCATGTTAGAAATAAATTTCATTATACCCGATTGGTTAGTGATATGAAAAACCTTTATAATGAATTGCTTTCTGCCAAAAGATAG
- a CDS encoding polysaccharide biosynthesis/export family protein — protein sequence MFKTQKDFISQPDRTIGNIEYKIAPNDILSCSVYTNDGIKLIDLTANSNSLNESSNLSTAMNGSNQYTVDIDGFVKLPIIGKVKIQNLTTREAEKLLEEQYATYYNKPFVIVKVLNRRVLVFPGEGGAGKVVTLTNENTTLIEGLALAGGISQNGIAKRIKLIRGDTRNPQVTIINLSTIEGMKESNLLLQANDIIYVEPRKRISQGILSELAPIVAIFSGIASIFIAYDVIKRNQ from the coding sequence ATGTTTAAGACTCAAAAGGACTTCATCAGCCAACCTGACAGGACAATTGGAAATATAGAATATAAAATTGCGCCAAATGACATTCTAAGCTGTAGTGTTTATACCAATGATGGTATTAAATTGATTGACCTTACAGCAAACTCAAATTCACTTAATGAATCTTCGAATTTAAGTACAGCAATGAATGGTTCAAATCAATATACTGTGGATATTGACGGATTTGTTAAGCTGCCCATTATTGGAAAAGTTAAAATACAAAATTTAACAACTCGTGAGGCAGAAAAGCTTCTTGAAGAACAATATGCAACCTACTACAACAAACCTTTTGTAATTGTAAAAGTGTTAAACAGAAGGGTATTGGTGTTTCCTGGAGAGGGTGGTGCAGGAAAGGTGGTAACATTAACCAACGAAAATACCACACTTATTGAAGGACTTGCTCTTGCCGGAGGTATCTCTCAAAACGGAATTGCAAAAAGAATTAAGTTAATAAGAGGCGATACAAGAAACCCACAAGTAACCATCATTAACTTGTCAACCATTGAGGGTATGAAAGAGTCTAACCTTTTGTTGCAGGCAAATGATATTATTTATGTGGAGCCAAGAAAAAGAATTTCACAGGGAATATTGTCTGAACTTGCACCAATCGTAGCCATCTTTAGTGGCATTGCAAGTATATTTATTGCATATGACGTAATTAAAAGAAATCAATAA
- a CDS encoding polysaccharide biosynthesis tyrosine autokinase, with translation MPKKQITPLNEEFDFKLFVTIAQRNVEWFLMFMTLSVIIWYVIVRYTAPMFESSALMKLNTDNNVTKALNITRDIYQEQNNEVAGNLELIRSSIIVSKAIATLPVRVTYISKGTLLENEMYKSSPFEVEFLVKDSLWMDRPFYVQFNNEKSLVLSYVPVGEKDQIDEEYQNGKWIHLKGISIKINIINYQSILRHQSQLKKNTFKFIINSEKALIKDFSSKLSVILANPDAKTINIKVKEKNATKAADISNAISQEFLKFDVLRSREATDRILDFIDTTLYRVNNDLSESEINLERFKSHNRIITPELLATDLSSKMSQIELRLTDYSLNLLAITELKKTIESEKKVDEKMLSLTGIYKTDEIKEVLNNLNVLLDKREEALIQVTDKAEYVKMLNGRIQRLKDYFLQSITYEESGIKQKKAELESQYKKLNSNYLGIPEQQTEFERLQRIFNVNEKFYSLLLEKRAEFSITRAGFVSKNIILEAARPAPAPYYPNKSLILSSCIMIGFVASFLLIFIKYLFYNQIGSLEEIAQYTDAPLLGIVPRYKREIPISQLLVDKSPKSVIAEAFRSIRTNLQFINNDEKPQLMALTSTISGEGKTFNAINLAGVISFSGKRVIILDLDMRKPKIHLGFNVENNRGMSTILIGKDTIENCINHSALDNLDFITAGPIPPNPSELIISPKMDELLEYLKVRYDVIIADTPPVGVVSDGIPMIQKADFPIYILRANYSRKMFIHNINKIISENKVPRLSVVLNSVDQTKLKYGYGYGYGYGYGYGYGYSYGYGYGYYSEDDKKPTGFWSRIISFFIRK, from the coding sequence ATGCCTAAAAAACAAATAACCCCTCTAAACGAGGAATTTGATTTTAAGCTTTTTGTAACCATTGCACAACGTAATGTTGAGTGGTTTTTAATGTTCATGACACTTTCCGTAATCATTTGGTATGTCATTGTCCGCTACACAGCACCTATGTTTGAATCGTCAGCATTGATGAAGTTAAACACTGATAATAACGTAACAAAGGCACTCAATATCACTCGTGATATCTATCAGGAACAGAATAATGAAGTAGCAGGCAATCTTGAACTAATTCGATCAAGTATAATCGTCAGTAAAGCAATAGCCACTTTACCTGTGAGAGTTACCTACATCTCTAAAGGCACATTGCTTGAGAATGAAATGTATAAATCGAGCCCGTTTGAAGTCGAATTTTTAGTAAAAGATTCGCTTTGGATGGACCGACCTTTTTACGTACAATTTAACAATGAGAAATCGTTGGTATTATCTTATGTCCCCGTTGGTGAAAAAGATCAGATTGATGAGGAATATCAAAACGGAAAATGGATTCATTTAAAAGGGATATCAATAAAGATAAATATAATTAACTATCAGAGTATCTTAAGGCATCAGTCACAACTTAAAAAGAATACTTTTAAGTTTATCATTAACTCTGAAAAAGCACTCATTAAAGATTTTAGCTCGAAGCTTTCAGTCATCCTGGCAAACCCTGATGCTAAAACCATCAATATAAAAGTCAAAGAAAAAAATGCAACTAAAGCAGCTGACATATCTAATGCTATCAGTCAGGAATTTTTGAAGTTTGATGTTTTAAGAAGCCGTGAAGCAACCGATCGCATTCTTGATTTTATTGATACTACTCTATATAGAGTCAATAACGATTTGTCTGAGTCTGAAATAAACTTGGAGAGATTTAAAAGTCACAATCGTATAATCACTCCTGAGTTGCTTGCAACTGATTTAAGTAGTAAGATGAGTCAGATAGAACTCAGATTAACAGACTATTCTTTGAATCTTCTGGCTATTACAGAGCTTAAGAAAACAATAGAGAGTGAGAAAAAAGTTGATGAAAAAATGCTCAGCTTAACGGGAATTTACAAAACAGATGAGATTAAAGAAGTATTAAACAACCTGAATGTATTGCTTGATAAGAGAGAAGAAGCGTTAATACAGGTTACTGATAAAGCAGAGTATGTTAAGATGCTTAATGGGCGAATACAACGTCTGAAAGATTATTTTTTACAATCAATAACATATGAGGAGTCAGGAATTAAACAGAAAAAAGCCGAACTCGAATCGCAATATAAGAAACTGAACAGTAACTATCTTGGTATTCCGGAACAGCAAACAGAATTTGAGCGTTTGCAACGTATATTTAATGTCAATGAAAAGTTTTATTCATTATTGCTTGAAAAGAGAGCAGAGTTTTCAATAACACGTGCCGGCTTTGTTTCAAAGAATATTATACTTGAGGCCGCACGTCCAGCACCTGCACCATATTATCCAAACAAAAGCCTTATTCTTAGTTCATGTATTATGATTGGGTTTGTTGCCAGTTTTTTATTGATATTTATCAAATATCTGTTTTATAATCAAATTGGGTCACTAGAAGAAATTGCACAATATACAGATGCGCCATTATTGGGAATTGTGCCACGTTACAAAAGAGAAATTCCAATCTCACAATTGTTGGTTGATAAGAGTCCAAAATCAGTAATTGCTGAAGCATTTCGTTCTATTCGAACAAATCTTCAATTTATCAATAACGATGAAAAGCCACAACTGATGGCATTAACCTCAACTATTTCCGGAGAAGGAAAAACATTTAATGCAATCAATCTGGCAGGTGTTATTTCATTTTCAGGAAAGAGAGTTATTATTCTCGATTTAGATATGCGTAAACCTAAAATCCACCTTGGGTTTAATGTCGAGAACAACAGAGGAATGAGCACCATACTTATTGGAAAGGACACCATAGAAAACTGTATTAACCACAGTGCGCTTGACAATCTTGATTTTATCACAGCTGGCCCCATACCACCTAATCCTTCGGAGTTGATTATTAGCCCTAAAATGGATGAGTTGCTTGAGTATTTGAAAGTGCGTTACGATGTGATTATTGCAGATACACCTCCTGTTGGTGTGGTTAGCGATGGAATTCCTATGATTCAGAAAGCAGATTTCCCTATTTACATTCTTCGTGCTAATTACAGCCGTAAAATGTTTATTCATAACATCAATAAAATTATCTCCGAGAATAAAGTGCCTCGACTTTCAGTTGTTTTAAATAGTGTTGATCAAACCAAATTAAAGTATGGTTATGGTTATGGTTATGGGTATGGGTACGGATATGGCTACGGATACAGTTATGGCTATGGCTATGGCTATTATTCCGAAGATGATAAAAAACCAACCGGCTTTTGGAGCAGAATTATTAGTTTTTTTATAAGGAAATAA
- the rfbC gene encoding dTDP-4-dehydrorhamnose 3,5-epimerase, with product MKIIKTALNGICIIKADVFSDERGYFLESYHKEKLKNLGIEAEFYQDNFSLSAKNVLRGLHFQNPPFEQGKLIKVISGVVLDVVVDIRKSSATYGKNFTIELNAEDHLMMWIPPGFAHGFVSLVENTLFYYKCSKPYNKDSEAGIIYNDPTLNINWSVNQPVLSEKDRILPNFSNATILF from the coding sequence ATGAAAATTATTAAAACTGCCTTAAACGGCATTTGTATTATCAAGGCTGATGTATTTTCAGATGAACGGGGATATTTTTTAGAATCCTATCATAAAGAGAAATTAAAGAACCTTGGCATTGAAGCCGAATTTTATCAGGACAATTTTTCATTGTCTGCAAAGAATGTACTTCGTGGATTGCATTTTCAAAATCCACCATTTGAACAGGGTAAACTGATAAAGGTAATTTCCGGAGTAGTTTTAGATGTTGTAGTTGACATTCGAAAATCGTCTGCTACATACGGAAAGAATTTTACCATTGAACTGAATGCAGAAGATCATCTGATGATGTGGATTCCACCGGGTTTTGCTCATGGATTTGTTTCATTAGTAGAAAACACACTATTTTATTATAAATGCTCTAAACCATATAATAAAGACTCAGAAGCCGGAATAATCTATAATGACCCCACTTTGAATATTAATTGGAGTGTAAATCAGCCGGTTTTATCGGAAAAAGATAGAATTTTACCAAATTTTAGTAATGCAACTATTTTGTTTTAA
- a CDS encoding MraY family glycosyltransferase, whose product MKDIVNHNYHLFIYAVLFLGSLAFSFLINSLFLRFFFTLGMRNTNDGTVIRWGSMSKPAVGGLSFYIVFLLSLATYSVFFNNNDALYNSQFMGFIMAMAIGFLIGLADDAYNTKPVLKFLAQVSCAFSFIFTGTYIDLFDNMILNYLLTIFWVVGIMNSINMLDNMDGITSTVSLGVIISAVVVITMSNDINNLYLASIIGLSAGLLGFLYFNWHPSKMYMGDTGSQFLGVFLAGIGVMFFWNNPYHITESLSIKKILTVAIAFLLPLVDTTVVVVNRISKGKSPFIGGKDHTTHSLAYLGLKDNQVTWVYAVISLISIILVYVLNFLITTWDILYTVIFAGYFLIVLAVFFYTTSRIRVTSKKPVEATPAYSTTHYN is encoded by the coding sequence ATGAAAGACATTGTAAACCACAACTATCATTTATTTATTTATGCCGTTTTATTTTTAGGATCACTGGCATTTTCATTTTTGATTAACTCATTATTCTTGCGTTTCTTTTTTACTTTAGGAATGCGTAATACTAATGACGGAACAGTAATTCGATGGGGCTCTATGTCCAAACCTGCCGTAGGCGGGTTGTCGTTCTACATTGTGTTTTTGCTATCATTGGCAACATACTCGGTTTTTTTTAATAATAATGATGCATTATACAACTCTCAATTTATGGGTTTTATCATGGCAATGGCAATAGGTTTTTTGATTGGACTTGCTGATGATGCGTATAATACTAAACCTGTACTGAAATTTCTTGCACAGGTATCATGTGCTTTTAGTTTTATTTTTACCGGTACCTATATTGATCTTTTCGATAACATGATTCTTAATTATCTTTTAACAATTTTTTGGGTTGTTGGAATCATGAACTCTATTAACATGCTCGATAATATGGATGGTATTACATCAACTGTTAGTTTGGGAGTAATAATTTCTGCAGTTGTAGTCATTACAATGAGTAACGATATCAATAACCTTTATCTGGCTTCAATAATCGGGCTTTCAGCAGGGCTGTTAGGTTTTTTATATTTTAACTGGCATCCTTCAAAAATGTATATGGGCGATACGGGTAGTCAGTTTCTGGGAGTATTTCTTGCTGGCATAGGTGTTATGTTTTTCTGGAACAATCCATATCATATCACAGAGTCACTCTCCATTAAAAAAATTCTTACAGTAGCCATCGCATTTTTACTTCCTTTAGTTGATACCACAGTAGTAGTTGTAAACAGAATAAGTAAAGGTAAAAGTCCATTTATAGGTGGTAAAGACCATACAACTCATAGTTTAGCCTATTTGGGATTGAAAGATAATCAGGTTACCTGGGTGTATGCTGTAATATCATTGATTTCTATCATTCTAGTTTATGTACTAAACTTTCTGATAACCACTTGGGATATTTTATATACAGTCATATTTGCCGGATATTTTCTTATCGTATTGGCTGTATTTTTTTATACAACATCACGCATCAGAGTTACATCAAAGAAACCTGTGGAGGCAACACCTGCATACTCAACCACACACTATAATTAA
- a CDS encoding rhomboid family intramembrane serine protease — protein sequence MTIYIIIANVLLSLVCFRNNELLSKMIFNPFMVSQHKQWYRFITSGFVHADFLHLFLNMFVLYSFGPIVENHFTLINGESGSILFLIYYLIGLVVSILPTYFRNKDNQFYNSLGASGSVSAVLFSFILFFPLQKIYLYGLLGIPGILAGVGYLWLSSYMDKKGGDNINHNAHFWGAVYGFVFPITFAPGLILSFFDQLTGMF from the coding sequence ATGACAATTTACATCATCATTGCCAACGTTTTATTGAGTTTGGTTTGTTTTAGAAACAATGAATTGTTGTCTAAAATGATATTTAATCCATTTATGGTATCACAACATAAACAATGGTATCGTTTTATTACTTCAGGATTTGTCCATGCAGATTTTTTGCATCTCTTTCTGAACATGTTTGTGTTATATAGTTTTGGCCCCATTGTTGAAAATCATTTTACACTCATTAATGGTGAAAGCGGTTCAATATTGTTCCTGATTTATTATTTAATAGGATTGGTAGTTTCAATATTACCAACATATTTTCGTAACAAAGACAATCAATTTTACAACAGCCTAGGTGCATCCGGGAGTGTATCTGCTGTCCTTTTTAGTTTTATTTTGTTTTTCCCTCTACAGAAAATTTATCTCTATGGTTTGTTAGGTATTCCTGGAATTCTTGCCGGTGTAGGTTATTTATGGTTGTCAAGTTATATGGATAAAAAAGGTGGTGATAATATCAATCACAATGCGCATTTCTGGGGTGCTGTATATGGATTTGTCTTTCCAATAACATTTGCACCGGGATTAATACTCTCTTTCTTTGATCAGCTAACAGGTATGTTCTGA
- a CDS encoding HAD-IIIA family hydrolase, giving the protein MIRLNKAIFFDRDGVINDNSLYYTYKTADVVFNDGIFEAMKLFQDNDYLIFIVTNQSGIAKCVYTHNDVLEVHQFMSDEFKKRNIAITNFYYCPHFPEQSKCICRKPDSLLLEKAIARYKIDKNCAHFIGDMETDMMAANKAGVKGHLIESNSNIVELARKICQYEVGIL; this is encoded by the coding sequence ATGATTCGTTTAAACAAAGCAATCTTCTTTGACCGTGATGGAGTAATCAATGACAATTCACTTTATTATACGTATAAAACGGCAGATGTAGTTTTTAATGATGGCATCTTTGAAGCTATGAAATTATTTCAGGATAATGATTATTTGATTTTTATAGTCACAAATCAAAGCGGTATAGCAAAGTGTGTTTATACTCATAATGATGTACTTGAGGTACATCAATTCATGTCAGATGAATTTAAAAAAAGAAACATAGCCATAACTAATTTTTACTACTGCCCGCACTTTCCTGAACAGAGTAAATGTATCTGTCGTAAGCCCGATAGCTTGTTATTGGAAAAAGCTATTGCGAGGTACAAGATTGATAAGAATTGTGCTCATTTTATTGGTGATATGGAAACAGACATGATGGCTGCAAATAAAGCAGGTGTAAAAGGTCATCTTATTGAATCAAATAGTAATATTGTTGAATTAGCAAGAAAAATTTGTCAATATGAAGTGGGCATATTATAA
- a CDS encoding aminotransferase class IV, translating to MKWAYYNGQWVDVSMPVLHLNNRGFIYGDGLFESIRCSRGKANFLSLHVERLLAGIAVLNLKCDFITEDFLHEIILECNQKNNFRTGSKLRLVITRNSGGTYLPEQNNASLCLLPSAEVESEYIATENFVEIGVYREQQKPINKLSGFKNCNSLLYVLASIYTQEMRLDDSLILNSKNKLCEATSSNVFWLKDNRVYTTSLSSGCVNGVMRRVIIQITNATEQEISIEQLVDVDEIFLTNTGSGIRSVNKMSGKVFRTDYGLELTDKLNKFIKEQI from the coding sequence ATGAAGTGGGCATATTATAATGGGCAATGGGTTGATGTATCAATGCCCGTACTACACTTAAATAACAGAGGATTTATTTATGGAGATGGCCTTTTTGAATCCATTCGCTGTAGCAGAGGTAAAGCAAATTTTTTATCACTACATGTTGAACGCTTACTTGCGGGGATAGCCGTGTTGAATCTTAAATGTGATTTTATAACGGAAGACTTTTTACATGAGATTATTTTAGAATGTAATCAAAAAAATAATTTTAGAACTGGCAGTAAACTACGTTTGGTGATTACACGAAATTCAGGTGGAACATACTTGCCTGAACAGAACAATGCTTCCCTATGTTTACTCCCGTCTGCTGAAGTAGAATCTGAATATATTGCTACTGAGAATTTTGTTGAAATAGGAGTTTACAGAGAACAGCAAAAGCCAATTAACAAACTTTCAGGATTCAAAAACTGTAATAGCCTTCTTTATGTTTTAGCATCAATATACACGCAAGAAATGCGACTTGATGACAGCTTGATTTTAAATAGTAAAAACAAGCTTTGTGAAGCAACATCATCTAATGTGTTTTGGCTGAAAGATAATCGGGTTTATACAACATCATTATCTTCTGGCTGTGTGAATGGTGTAATGCGAAGAGTAATAATTCAAATTACCAATGCAACTGAACAGGAAATTTCAATTGAACAATTGGTTGATGTTGATGAAATATTTCTTACCAATACAGGTTCAGGTATCAGATCGGTTAATAAAATGTCAGGTAAAGTATTTAGAACTGATTATGGACTGGAACTTACCGATAAACTTAACAAGTTTATTAAAGAACAAATATGA
- the mnmE gene encoding tRNA uridine-5-carboxymethylaminomethyl(34) synthesis GTPase MnmE — translation MLQTDTICALITPPGRGAIGVIRISGTKTFEIISKIFMPARKNISTSEFEHQHIYFGKIVDQKDIIDEVLVSIFKAPATYTGEDVAELSCHGSGYIRQRILQLIMQSGAVMAKPGEFTMRAYLNGKMDLAQAEAVADIIAAENSISHHAAMQQMRGGYSDEIKSLRDQLVKFAALIELELDFSEEDVEFASRDELKALVLSVKHKIKHLLKSYELGNILKNGVPVVIAGKPNVGKSTLLNSLLNEERAIVSDIAGTTRDTIEEELNVDGIRFRFIDTAGIRKTDDAVESIGVKRTYAKASEAKIILYLFDPMESSPADLQNEISQLQFELELSGKDMKKIFLLIANKSDTLNSNFDLHSYDKCGEVILISAKHKSNLNLLKETLIALSGIDGVALNESVVTNARHAVSLTQAGYALDLFLKGVEDGISNDLLSTHIRDAIYALGEITGQVSTEDLLDYIFSQFCIGK, via the coding sequence ATTTTACAAACTGACACAATTTGTGCTTTAATTACACCACCCGGTCGGGGTGCTATTGGTGTTATCCGAATTTCAGGAACAAAAACTTTTGAAATTATTTCCAAAATTTTTATGCCTGCAAGAAAAAATATTTCAACCTCCGAATTCGAGCATCAACATATTTATTTTGGAAAAATAGTTGACCAAAAAGACATAATAGATGAAGTCCTTGTTTCCATATTTAAAGCTCCGGCAACATACACCGGAGAAGATGTTGCAGAATTAAGTTGCCATGGGTCAGGTTACATCAGACAAAGAATTTTGCAGCTGATAATGCAGTCAGGTGCAGTAATGGCAAAGCCAGGTGAATTTACCATGCGTGCATACCTGAATGGGAAAATGGATCTTGCACAAGCAGAGGCCGTAGCCGATATTATTGCTGCCGAGAATAGCATTTCTCATCATGCAGCCATGCAACAAATGCGAGGGGGTTATTCTGATGAAATAAAGTCACTTCGCGATCAATTAGTAAAGTTTGCAGCACTCATTGAACTTGAGCTTGATTTCAGCGAGGAAGATGTTGAGTTTGCCAGCCGTGATGAATTAAAGGCGCTTGTTTTAAGTGTAAAGCATAAAATAAAACACCTGCTAAAAAGCTATGAATTGGGCAATATATTGAAAAATGGTGTGCCTGTTGTGATTGCCGGAAAGCCAAATGTAGGTAAGTCAACTTTATTAAATTCACTACTCAATGAGGAGCGTGCAATTGTAAGTGATATTGCCGGTACAACCCGCGACACAATTGAAGAAGAGTTGAATGTTGATGGAATACGTTTTAGATTTATTGACACTGCAGGTATTCGTAAAACTGATGATGCAGTAGAAAGCATTGGTGTAAAAAGAACATATGCTAAAGCAAGTGAAGCAAAAATTATTTTATATCTCTTTGACCCAATGGAGTCATCACCGGCAGATTTGCAAAATGAAATTTCACAATTGCAATTTGAACTTGAACTTTCCGGCAAGGATATGAAGAAAATATTTTTGCTTATCGCAAATAAGTCAGATACATTAAACTCAAACTTTGATTTACACAGTTATGATAAATGTGGGGAAGTAATTTTAATTTCAGCAAAGCATAAATCAAACCTCAATTTATTGAAAGAGACATTAATTGCGCTTTCAGGAATTGATGGTGTTGCATTGAACGAGTCAGTTGTTACCAATGCAAGGCATGCAGTTTCATTGACGCAGGCAGGATATGCTTTGGATTTATTTCTTAAAGGAGTGGAAGATGGTATTAGTAATGATTTACTTTCGACACATATCAGAGATGCTATTTATGCATTAGGTGAGATAACGGGGCAAGTGTCAACAGAAGACTTGTTGGATTACATCTTTAGTCAATTTTGTATCGGAAAGTAA
- a CDS encoding helix-turn-helix domain-containing protein encodes MLVFIGFKLIYLSFICCPTPLFYLYLLPDCCPDLLPTNQATLGREHATYSYKLLHVATTGNKMSSNIRLQKTCQHCGNRFTAKTTVTQFCSDTCAKRAYKQRKRDEKIEVAIKEETEKAMYNPAISQKEFLTVDEACQLINASRWTIYRLIDKGELKAGKLGRSTRIPRTAINELFKLTEA; translated from the coding sequence ATGCTTGTTTTTATTGGGTTTAAGCTGATTTATCTTTCTTTTATTTGTTGCCCAACTCCACTTTTTTACCTATATTTGTTGCCTGATTGTTGCCCAGATTTGTTGCCCACAAATCAGGCAACACTCGGGAGAGAACATGCTACATACAGCTACAAGCTGCTACATGTAGCAACAACAGGCAACAAAATGAGCAGCAACATTCGTCTACAAAAAACTTGTCAGCACTGCGGTAACCGGTTTACCGCCAAGACTACTGTTACACAGTTTTGCTCAGATACCTGTGCCAAGAGAGCATACAAACAACGGAAGCGGGATGAAAAAATTGAAGTGGCCATCAAGGAAGAAACCGAGAAAGCCATGTACAACCCTGCCATTTCCCAAAAGGAATTTCTAACCGTAGATGAAGCCTGCCAGTTAATCAACGCCAGCCGATGGACCATTTACAGGCTCATCGACAAAGGCGAACTAAAAGCAGGAAAGTTGGGCAGAAGTACCCGTATCCCCCGAACAGCTATCAACGAACTATTCAAATTAACTGAAGCATGA